Proteins encoded within one genomic window of Candidatus Bathyarchaeota archaeon A05DMB-5:
- a CDS encoding molybdopterin dinucleotide-binding protein: protein MEQKSKLYVTLLTGRTIEQGVAKERGKASSEYAESVSVCYMDPEDMKQLGIKEKTNVQVSTEYGSVVVKALKSLRAPHPGIIYIPYGPWANVVVNPETHGIGMPSFKGIPAEIEPTPNVPVLNLEGLLKKQFRKG, encoded by the coding sequence ATGGAACAAAAGTCCAAACTATATGTGACGCTGCTTACTGGACGAACAATAGAGCAGGGAGTGGCAAAAGAACGCGGAAAAGCCTCAAGCGAATATGCAGAAAGCGTTTCTGTTTGTTACATGGACCCGGAAGATATGAAACAGCTTGGAATTAAAGAAAAAACTAATGTTCAAGTTTCAACAGAATACGGTTCTGTCGTGGTTAAAGCCTTAAAATCGCTTAGGGCTCCGCATCCGGGAATTATTTATATTCCTTATGGTCCATGGGCGAACGTTGTGGTCAACCCTGAAACGCATGGTATTGGTATGCCATCATTTAAGGGAATTCCAGCAGAAATCGAGCCAACGCCAAACGTGCCCGTGCTAAATTTGGAGGGGCTCTTAAAGAAACAGTTTAGGAAGGGTTAA
- a CDS encoding formylmethanofuran dehydrogenase subunit B — translation MQVVKAVTCPVCGSLCDDIELTIDSGKIVKVKNGCAMCESKFLGYCGEHRILKPLIRRNGELVKASMKEAIGKAAEILAEANYPILYGWSSTSCEATRVGLELAEEIGGVIDNTAVVCHGPSLLSVQEVGIPSCTLGQIRHRADLVIYWGSDPWSAHPRHIERYTAFSEGRFEKSEWRGYLTKLKALIGRKKIESTLRRLFLKKRPSVSAAPEGKVCPTISRAGRKLIVIDVRRTKSAEMADYFIQVEPNKDYELLQAFRSLIRDQELDVDKVAGVPVEHLEEVADAMVGCSFGALFFGVGLTMSRGKLKNIDAALSLVRDLNMRTKFIIMPMRGHFNVTGANTVSTWQSGYPYAVDFSLGYPRYNPGETSVMDVLLRRESDAALVVASDPVANFPRKAVEHLVENPLIVIDPHMNATAQMADVVFPSAFVGIEAEGTAYRMDHVPLPLKKVVEPPRGVFSDEEILRRILSEVRKIKKAKTTEEA, via the coding sequence ATGCAAGTAGTTAAGGCTGTAACTTGTCCGGTTTGCGGCAGCTTATGCGACGACATCGAATTAACAATAGACAGCGGGAAGATTGTTAAGGTCAAAAATGGCTGCGCCATGTGCGAATCAAAATTTCTGGGATACTGCGGCGAACACAGAATTTTGAAGCCGCTTATTAGAAGAAATGGCGAACTCGTTAAGGCTTCTATGAAAGAGGCTATTGGAAAGGCTGCTGAAATCCTAGCGGAAGCCAACTATCCAATACTGTACGGGTGGAGCTCAACAAGCTGCGAAGCAACACGAGTCGGGCTTGAATTAGCAGAAGAAATCGGCGGAGTAATCGACAACACAGCAGTAGTATGTCATGGGCCATCCCTTTTAAGCGTTCAAGAAGTAGGAATTCCATCCTGCACTTTGGGACAGATTAGGCACAGAGCAGACCTTGTTATCTACTGGGGAAGTGACCCTTGGAGTGCTCATCCACGGCACATAGAAAGATACACAGCCTTTTCTGAGGGCAGATTTGAAAAAAGCGAGTGGAGAGGATACTTAACAAAACTAAAAGCTCTAATAGGTAGGAAGAAAATTGAAAGCACCTTGAGAAGGCTTTTCCTCAAGAAAAGGCCTTCGGTTTCTGCGGCTCCAGAAGGCAAGGTTTGCCCGACAATTTCTAGAGCTGGGAGAAAATTAATAGTTATTGATGTTAGAAGGACTAAATCTGCTGAAATGGCTGACTATTTCATTCAAGTTGAGCCAAACAAGGATTATGAGCTTCTCCAAGCCTTTAGAAGCCTCATTCGCGACCAAGAACTCGATGTTGACAAAGTTGCCGGCGTTCCAGTGGAACATCTTGAAGAAGTTGCCGATGCAATGGTCGGGTGCAGTTTTGGAGCGCTCTTTTTTGGTGTCGGTTTGACGATGAGTAGGGGTAAGCTGAAGAACATAGACGCTGCGCTTTCTTTGGTTCGCGACTTGAACATGCGCACTAAGTTCATAATAATGCCGATGAGAGGACACTTCAACGTCACTGGCGCAAACACTGTTTCCACATGGCAGAGCGGTTATCCTTACGCAGTGGATTTTTCTCTTGGCTATCCACGTTATAATCCAGGCGAAACATCAGTTATGGACGTTCTTTTGCGCAGAGAGTCAGATGCGGCTTTGGTTGTGGCTTCTGACCCCGTGGCGAATTTTCCAAGAAAAGCGGTTGAACACTTAGTTGAGAATCCGCTTATTGTGATTGACCCTCACATGAACGCTACGGCTCAGATGGCTGACGTTGTTTTTCCATCAGCATTTGTCGGAATAGAAGCAGAGGGAACAGCCTATCGCATGGACCATGTGCCGCTTCCGCTCAAAAAGGTTGTCGAACCACCGCGTGGAGTGTTTTCAGACGAGGAAATTTTGCGGAGGATTCTCTCCGAGGTCAGAAAAATAAAGAAAGCCAAAACCACGGAGGAAGCGTAA
- a CDS encoding formylmethanofuran dehydrogenase subunit A — translation MELLIKNGFVYDPLNGVNGEKMDIAIKDGKIVDKVNERKARKIDASGMIVMPGGVDIHSHIAGSKVNAGRLLRPEDHFKDFEPKTLVTRSGVGYSIPSTFTTGYRYARMGYTTVMDPAMPPLEAKHTHEEFNDTPIIDKASYPLLGDWWFVLEYLREGKIEECARHVAWMLNATKGYAIKLVNPGGLEAWGFGHNVKGLDDQVPYFCITPREIIHGLSKVNKLLNLPHTIHVHTNNLGKPGNYVTALETMKCVEDLALENKPVIHITHCQFSAFKGDDWRTFESGAEEIANYVNAHSHVTMDMGQVIFTDTTTMTADGPFQYNLYELSGNKWVNHDVETETSSGIVPFHYKRKSYVHAVQWSIALELALLIKDPWKIFMTTDHPNGGPFIAYPKIIAWLMSKKARENTLKKINPKARARSLLPSIDRELGFYDMAIMTRAGQAKALGLKNKGHLGVGADADIAIYNFNPETTDSSKKYKSLRKAFKRAAYTIKDGKIAVKDGEVVKHVEGSTMWLDVQTSEPVEITEKMKRRFKEYWTVEYENYPVTEHYLEVSRQIIVKADV, via the coding sequence ATGGAACTTCTGATAAAGAACGGTTTTGTCTACGACCCTCTCAACGGCGTTAACGGCGAAAAAATGGACATCGCCATTAAAGACGGCAAAATAGTTGACAAAGTCAACGAGCGTAAAGCACGGAAGATTGATGCTTCCGGAATGATTGTTATGCCAGGCGGAGTGGACATTCACTCGCACATTGCTGGTTCAAAGGTTAACGCTGGAAGACTTTTGAGACCTGAAGACCACTTTAAGGATTTTGAACCCAAAACGCTTGTGACAAGGTCTGGTGTGGGCTATTCGATTCCCTCCACTTTTACAACTGGTTACCGCTATGCTCGGATGGGCTACACAACAGTGATGGACCCGGCGATGCCTCCTTTAGAAGCCAAACATACGCATGAAGAGTTTAACGACACGCCAATAATTGATAAGGCTAGTTATCCGCTCCTCGGCGACTGGTGGTTTGTGCTTGAATATTTACGCGAAGGAAAAATTGAGGAATGCGCAAGGCACGTGGCTTGGATGCTAAACGCAACGAAAGGCTACGCGATAAAACTTGTCAACCCCGGCGGTTTGGAAGCTTGGGGTTTTGGTCACAACGTTAAGGGTTTAGATGATCAAGTTCCATATTTCTGTATCACACCCCGTGAGATTATACATGGGTTATCAAAAGTGAATAAACTGCTTAACTTACCACACACAATTCACGTTCATACTAACAATCTTGGAAAACCTGGAAACTACGTTACGGCTCTTGAAACAATGAAATGCGTTGAAGACTTAGCCCTTGAGAATAAGCCCGTGATTCACATTACACATTGCCAGTTCTCTGCCTTTAAGGGTGATGACTGGCGAACGTTTGAGTCTGGAGCTGAAGAAATCGCAAATTATGTTAATGCGCATTCTCATGTGACCATGGACATGGGTCAAGTAATATTCACAGACACGACGACAATGACAGCGGACGGCCCCTTCCAATACAATCTTTATGAACTTAGCGGAAACAAATGGGTCAACCATGACGTGGAAACCGAAACCAGCAGCGGAATAGTCCCCTTCCATTACAAGCGCAAAAGCTACGTCCACGCAGTCCAATGGTCAATTGCCTTGGAACTAGCCTTGCTAATCAAAGACCCATGGAAAATTTTCATGACAACAGACCACCCAAACGGCGGACCATTCATCGCATATCCAAAAATAATCGCGTGGCTCATGAGCAAAAAAGCCAGAGAAAATACTCTAAAGAAGATTAATCCAAAGGCAAGAGCCAGAAGCCTTCTACCATCAATTGACCGCGAACTAGGCTTTTATGACATGGCAATTATGACGAGAGCCGGACAAGCCAAAGCTCTGGGGCTCAAGAACAAGGGTCATTTGGGCGTCGGCGCAGACGCGGACATAGCCATATACAATTTTAATCCAGAAACAACAGACTCTTCTAAAAAGTATAAGAGTTTGAGAAAAGCGTTCAAAAGAGCCGCTTACACGATTAAGGATGGAAAGATAGCGGTTAAAGATGGCGAAGTTGTGAAGCATGTTGAAGGCTCCACAATGTGGCTTGATGTGCAAACCTCCGAGCCTGTTGAGATAACAGAGAAAATGAAGCGAAGATTCAAGGAATACTGGACGGTTGAATATGAAAATTATCCAGTAACAGAGCATTATCTTGAGGTTTCTCGCCAAATAATTGTGAAGGCTGATGTTTAA
- a CDS encoding formylmethanofuran dehydrogenase subunit C → MITLYPKKEFKFPTIADCINPEVFQNKKLEEIARLSIWEGNRQKKLADLFNIEETRTENPSGKEVITIKGDVGKVRRIGANMKDGEIVIHGNVGMHIGEEMKGGKITVYGNAGGWAGSMMKGGTIEIHGNTDDYLGAPYRGCSEGMHGGKIVVYGNVGNEAGAHMRKGIIKIYGNAGQFAGFRMRDGTIYVEKDSEGRAGACMTNGKIIVGGFLESLLPTFTIDSVKDKVKVEEGETAQGPFYLFLGDLTENGNGKLYVSKTKNPHLSHYERFL, encoded by the coding sequence ATGATAACGCTGTATCCAAAAAAAGAGTTTAAATTTCCAACAATCGCCGACTGCATAAACCCAGAAGTTTTCCAAAACAAAAAACTCGAAGAAATAGCACGATTGAGCATCTGGGAAGGAAACAGACAGAAAAAACTTGCAGACCTCTTCAACATTGAAGAAACCCGAACAGAAAACCCCTCTGGAAAAGAAGTCATAACTATAAAGGGTGACGTAGGCAAAGTCCGCCGAATAGGCGCAAACATGAAAGATGGAGAAATAGTCATTCACGGAAATGTAGGAATGCATATTGGCGAAGAAATGAAAGGAGGCAAAATAACTGTGTACGGCAACGCTGGCGGATGGGCAGGGTCAATGATGAAAGGAGGAACCATAGAAATTCACGGGAATACTGACGACTATTTAGGAGCTCCCTACCGCGGATGCAGCGAAGGCATGCATGGCGGAAAAATAGTTGTCTACGGCAACGTTGGAAACGAAGCTGGTGCTCACATGAGGAAGGGCATAATCAAAATTTACGGAAACGCTGGACAGTTTGCGGGCTTCCGAATGCGTGACGGAACCATATACGTCGAAAAAGATTCTGAAGGCAGAGCGGGCGCTTGCATGACAAACGGGAAAATAATTGTCGGCGGGTTTTTAGAGTCTCTTTTGCCAACTTTCACAATCGACAGCGTCAAGGACAAGGTTAAAGTTGAAGAAGGCGAAACAGCCCAGGGACCCTTTTATCTCTTCTTGGGAGACTTAACGGAAAACGGAAACGGCAAACTTTATGTCTCCAAAACCAAAAATCCACATTTAAGCCACTACGAAAGGTTTCTCTAA